In Zingiber officinale cultivar Zhangliang chromosome 3A, Zo_v1.1, whole genome shotgun sequence, the DNA window ACGCCCACATCTTCCTGCTCACGGCGGTTGGCGGCAACGGCATTTGCTGGATCAACACGGCATGCTACCTCGTGTGCATCAAGAACTTCACCGCCGATAGTCGCCGTGTCGTGGTCGGCCTCTCCACGAGCTACGTCGGCCTGAGTGCCAAGGTGTTCACTGTCATGGCCGGCGCAATGTTCCACCACAAGTCGCACCACAAGGCCAAGCACTACCTCCTCCTCAATTCCGTCGCCCCTGTTCTAGTTGCTCTCGTCGTTGCACCGTTCATGAGGTTCGTTCTTCCAGGAAAAAGTGTGTCGGCCAATTCGAGTCTCGGATTCATAGCAATGTTCGTAGTCACATTTGCGACCGGCGTTTCCGCCATAATTGGCACCGTCAGATCGACTTCCCAGGGCGCCTTCACCAGAGAGTACGCTCTGAGCCTCGGTATTCTATTAGCCTCGCCTTTGGCGGTGCCACTGGTCGTGAAACTGAAGGACGTCATGGAAGAAACGCGCAGGAACAAGAAGGAGAATAGAATTCATGATCTCGACGACGTCGAAACAGGGGAGAGAGGCGAGGAACTGCAAGTGAAACAAGAGGACGACATGGAAGCCCATAACGTGGAAGAGGCAGAGGGACTTGGGGGAGTTCAAATTCTTAGGGAGTTGAATTTTTGGTTGTACTTTTTCAGCTACTTGTTCAGCGCAACTCTTGGCTTGGTCTTCCTCAACAACTTGGGTCAGATCGCCGAGTCCCGTGGACTTCAACGAGAAGAGACCTCCACCTTGGTCTCCTTGTCCTCCTCCTTCGGATTCTTCGGCCGTCTCTTTCCGTTTCTGCTCGACTACTACTCCTCCAAGTGAGTTGTTCATTCATTCATTCCAAAATCGATTCACGATCATGTTTTCCATCAACCATTATACtgattatattattatattattaatttcagAAGAAGTTGCATGATTTCAAGACCCGCATCCATGGCAATTCTCATGGCCCCAATGGCAGTAGCCTTCTTCGTCCTATTCAACTCGAGTAGGCTGTCACTGTACATGAGCACCGCCATCATCGGAGCATTCACCGGCGCGATCA includes these proteins:
- the LOC122053330 gene encoding protein NUCLEAR FUSION DEFECTIVE 4-like — its product is MTFHIHSATMASPSPSLQWLSLIATIWLQTFNGPNTDFPVYSSELKDLKSISQVGINFLAFASDAGKLFGWFSGLASVYLPPWSVAAIGAALGLLGYGLQFLFLDHPKFSYAHIFLLTAVGGNGICWINTACYLVCIKNFTADSRRVVVGLSTSYVGLSAKVFTVMAGAMFHHKSHHKAKHYLLLNSVAPVLVALVVAPFMRFVLPGKSVSANSSLGFIAMFVVTFATGVSAIIGTVRSTSQGAFTREYALSLGILLASPLAVPLVVKLKDVMEETRRNKKENRIHDLDDVETGERGEELQVKQEDDMEAHNVEEAEGLGGVQILRELNFWLYFFSYLFSATLGLVFLNNLGQIAESRGLQREETSTLVSLSSSFGFFGRLFPFLLDYYSSKRSCMISRPASMAILMAPMAVAFFVLFNSSRLSLYMSTAIIGAFTGAITSIAVSATTELFGTKHFSINHNIVVANIPLGSFVFGYLAALLYQRGVEEGSHSCRGTACYGRTFVLWGAICSVGSLLCTILYMRTRKFADN